In the Palaeococcus pacificus DY20341 genome, one interval contains:
- a CDS encoding DUF126 domain-containing protein translates to MILKGRKITKGKAKGVALVSKKPLSFLGGIDPKTGEVRDVESDIKGECIKGKILVFPRGKGSTVGSYVIYQLKKNGVAPKAIVVEEAETIVATGAIIADIPMVDRIDVSKIKSGQTVEVDADSGEVVVHKE, encoded by the coding sequence ATGATTTTAAAAGGGCGAAAAATCACCAAAGGAAAAGCGAAGGGCGTCGCTCTTGTCTCTAAAAAACCGCTCTCATTTCTTGGAGGAATTGACCCAAAAACAGGCGAAGTTAGGGATGTGGAAAGCGATATTAAAGGAGAGTGCATCAAGGGCAAAATTTTAGTTTTCCCTCGAGGAAAGGGTTCCACTGTTGGCTCTTACGTTATATACCAGCTCAAAAAGAATGGTGTCGCTCCTAAAGCTATAGTCGTGGAAGAAGCTGAAACCATCGTGGCAACGGGAGCAATAATAGCGGACATCCCAATGGTGGACAGGATTGATGTGAGCAAAATAAAAAGTGGACAAACTGTGGAAGTAGATGCCGATAGTGGAGAGGTTGTGGTACACAAGGAATAG
- a CDS encoding aconitase X catalytic domain-containing protein has protein sequence MYLTKEEELTLAGQYGYALQKAMEILVALGEIYGADRLIPIKSAQVAGVSYKNIGDAGIEFLSDLADAGAKVSVYTTLNPAGIGNENFMEKQREVLAIYKKMGIEVTSTCTPYYGANLPKFGDHLAWSESSAVSFANSIIGARTNREGGPSSLAAAIVGKTPNYGLHLEENRKATIIVEVQAKMKDFVDYSLLGYYLGKALKNDVPYFKGLKVSKMDYLKELGASMAATGSIALYHVEGETPEYKGAIADKVDVLQVDEKELKDVKERFNAEWAEIDAILIGCPHASIQEIKEIAELLAMRGKPLKVPLYITASRAVKYLADSLGYTDVIERYNGRILTDSCLIVSPIEMWYKGIATNSGKASFYFSSAGLKVMLEDTEKLIMEAP, from the coding sequence ATGTATCTCACAAAAGAGGAAGAACTCACACTTGCAGGCCAATATGGGTATGCACTTCAAAAAGCCATGGAGATTTTAGTAGCTCTGGGAGAGATATACGGTGCAGATAGGCTAATCCCCATAAAGAGCGCTCAAGTAGCAGGGGTTTCATATAAAAACATTGGCGATGCAGGGATTGAATTCTTAAGTGATTTAGCCGATGCCGGAGCCAAGGTAAGCGTCTACACAACATTAAACCCTGCAGGAATAGGGAATGAGAACTTCATGGAAAAGCAGAGGGAAGTTTTAGCTATTTACAAAAAAATGGGTATTGAAGTTACATCCACATGCACCCCTTACTACGGCGCCAACCTTCCAAAGTTCGGCGATCACTTAGCTTGGAGCGAAAGTTCCGCCGTATCCTTTGCCAACTCCATCATAGGGGCACGCACCAATAGAGAAGGTGGTCCTTCAAGTTTAGCAGCAGCAATAGTGGGAAAAACTCCCAACTACGGCCTTCACCTAGAGGAAAACAGAAAAGCAACCATTATAGTTGAAGTTCAAGCTAAGATGAAGGACTTTGTCGATTACAGCCTCTTGGGTTATTACCTTGGAAAAGCTCTTAAAAATGACGTTCCCTACTTTAAAGGGCTAAAAGTCAGCAAAATGGACTATTTAAAAGAGCTTGGAGCTTCAATGGCTGCTACCGGTTCCATTGCTTTATATCATGTAGAAGGTGAAACTCCAGAGTACAAAGGAGCTATTGCTGACAAAGTTGACGTGCTTCAAGTCGATGAAAAAGAGCTCAAAGATGTGAAGGAACGCTTCAACGCTGAATGGGCAGAGATAGATGCAATTTTAATCGGCTGTCCACATGCTTCTATTCAAGAGATAAAAGAGATTGCTGAGCTTTTAGCTATGCGTGGAAAGCCTTTGAAAGTGCCCCTTTACATAACAGCGAGCAGAGCAGTGAAGTATTTAGCCGACTCATTGGGCTACACTGATGTGATAGAGCGCTATAACGGCAGGATATTAACGGACAGCTGCTTAATTGTTTCTCCGATCGAAATGTGGTATAAAGGCATTGCAACAAATAGTGGGAAAGCAAGCTTTTACTTCTCCTCCGCCGGGTTGAAGGTCATGCTTGAGGACACAGAAAAGCTGATTATGGAGGCGCCGTGA
- a CDS encoding LAGLIDADG family homing endonuclease: MRKLKELHQEELEGLIHYVCELREKGLSYSSITSTIAKEKDIKVSKATVLRWCKGLHSPFNKTKALNLHPSSALAYIIGVYFGDGSILATGYKYRFRLKAIDKEFVEKSAEYLRKIGANPTRGYEENKSRSDRWYVEVASKSLYKFLKQPKEKLFDVAREYPEEFLKGFFDSEGTISWNRKHQSLFISASNYDLEVLELCRELLGTIGIYSKIYLSKKAGTPVKIRGEKYQYRQNFYEIRIYRRDSIVKFYSQIGFTITRKQEKLKSILQELGKI, from the coding sequence ATGAGGAAGCTGAAAGAGCTGCATCAGGAGGAGCTCGAAGGTCTTATTCACTATGTATGTGAGCTTAGAGAAAAGGGGCTGAGCTATTCATCCATAACCTCCACTATAGCCAAAGAAAAAGACATTAAAGTTTCGAAGGCTACGGTTTTAAGATGGTGCAAAGGACTGCACAGCCCATTTAATAAGACCAAGGCATTGAATCTTCATCCCTCATCAGCGCTGGCATATATAATCGGAGTTTACTTTGGGGATGGGAGCATATTAGCGACCGGCTACAAGTACAGATTCAGGCTTAAAGCCATCGATAAGGAGTTTGTTGAGAAAAGCGCGGAATATCTGAGAAAGATAGGTGCAAATCCCACCAGGGGGTATGAGGAAAATAAAAGCAGGAGTGACAGGTGGTATGTTGAAGTTGCAAGCAAAAGCCTATACAAATTCCTAAAACAGCCAAAAGAAAAGCTGTTTGATGTCGCTAGGGAATATCCAGAGGAATTTTTAAAGGGATTCTTTGATAGTGAGGGAACTATCTCTTGGAACAGAAAACACCAATCATTATTCATAAGTGCCTCAAACTATGACCTTGAAGTCCTAGAATTGTGTAGAGAGCTGTTAGGTACTATTGGAATATATTCGAAGATATACCTATCCAAAAAAGCGGGGACTCCCGTTAAAATACGAGGAGAAAAATATCAATACCGACAGAACTTTTACGAGATCAGGATATATCGGAGGGACAGCATTGTAAAATTTTACTCCCAGATTGGTTTCACAATCACCAGAAAGCAGGAAAAGCTGAAATCAATCCTCCAAGAACTTGGAAAAATCTAG
- the rimI gene encoding ribosomal protein S18-alanine N-acetyltransferase — protein sequence MSISSRDIPFIKKVPVSLVTIRQARLFDIPEIMRVEHSSFREKYPRGLFLMFLENNPETFLVAEYTGKVIGYVMGYLRPDLEGHVMSIAVDPLYRGNGIGRALMIAVIDKLIRLGARYVGLEVRVSNERAIKLYEKLGFKKVKRVHKYYSDGEDAYYMVLNASEWGKES from the coding sequence ATGAGCATATCCTCAAGAGATATCCCGTTTATTAAAAAAGTACCCGTAAGTTTAGTTACGATAAGGCAGGCTAGGCTTTTTGATATCCCCGAAATAATGCGGGTGGAACACAGCTCATTCCGGGAAAAATACCCAAGAGGACTTTTTTTAATGTTCTTAGAAAACAATCCAGAGACTTTTCTCGTTGCTGAGTACACCGGTAAGGTAATAGGTTATGTCATGGGTTATTTAAGGCCTGACTTAGAAGGCCACGTCATGAGCATAGCTGTTGATCCCCTCTATAGGGGAAACGGAATAGGAAGAGCTTTAATGATTGCTGTTATTGACAAGCTCATTAGGCTCGGTGCAAGATATGTTGGTTTGGAAGTTAGAGTGAGCAATGAAAGGGCTATAAAGCTTTATGAAAAGCTGGGCTTCAAGAAAGTGAAGCGTGTTCATAAGTACTACTCGGATGGTGAAGACGCTTATTACATGGTGCTCAACGCAAGTGAATGGGGCAAAGAGAGCTGA
- the endA gene encoding tRNA-intron lyase, with the protein MKEPIAFYLSGDRVFSDREKAINQFYNKRYYGEVVEGKLFLSLIEAAYLMEWGKIKVFDGNRELSLRELFDLGRKKDEQFDLKFLVYRDLRKRGYIVKTALKYGSHFRVYRKGLDEHADWLIWVVSENQKMLPNDLTARVRVAHGVRKNMIMAVVDEDNDIVYYKVERIKF; encoded by the coding sequence ATGAAGGAGCCAATAGCATTTTACTTGAGCGGGGATAGAGTGTTTAGTGATAGAGAAAAGGCGATAAACCAGTTCTACAACAAGCGCTACTATGGCGAGGTCGTTGAAGGTAAGCTTTTTCTCTCGCTTATAGAGGCGGCCTATTTGATGGAGTGGGGCAAGATTAAGGTTTTCGATGGCAATAGGGAGCTTTCGCTTAGGGAACTCTTTGACTTGGGAAGGAAGAAAGATGAGCAATTTGACTTGAAGTTTTTGGTTTACAGAGACCTTAGAAAGCGTGGCTATATAGTGAAGACCGCCTTAAAGTATGGCTCCCACTTTCGCGTTTATAGGAAGGGGCTGGATGAGCATGCTGACTGGCTGATTTGGGTGGTGAGCGAAAATCAAAAGATGCTCCCAAACGACCTGACTGCTCGCGTGAGAGTAGCGCATGGCGTTAGGAAGAACATGATAATGGCCGTTGTGGACGAGGACAACGACATCGTTTACTACAAGGTCGAGAGGATAAAGTTTTAA
- a CDS encoding isochorismatase family protein gives MKEDYFTENFLLELKGKYFRASKWTKIKPFKRAAVLAIDLQRYFLDERSKAYLPSTGRFIQHLKAFYESVDIPIIFTRHHHAGDMMEFWWGDKMEKNELFEIVDELKPFARRIVDKRTYNAFYNTTLEALLKEFNIETVIITGVMTHLCCETTAREAFVRGFKVVFPIDGTLTQNRAFHEGTIRALAHGFAATPLLEEVKEWLSSE, from the coding sequence ATGAAGGAGGATTACTTTACCGAAAATTTTTTGCTTGAACTTAAGGGAAAGTACTTTAGAGCGAGCAAATGGACTAAGATAAAGCCCTTTAAGCGCGCAGCGGTTTTAGCTATAGATTTGCAGCGCTACTTTTTAGACGAACGCTCCAAAGCTTACCTCCCCTCCACTGGGAGATTTATCCAGCATTTGAAGGCTTTTTACGAGAGTGTTGATATCCCGATAATATTCACGCGCCACCACCATGCTGGAGATATGATGGAGTTCTGGTGGGGCGATAAAATGGAGAAAAATGAGCTCTTTGAAATCGTTGATGAGCTAAAGCCTTTCGCTCGCCGCATTGTAGACAAAAGAACTTACAATGCCTTTTACAATACAACGCTTGAAGCGCTTTTAAAAGAATTTAACATCGAGACGGTAATAATAACAGGCGTGATGACACACCTATGCTGCGAGACCACCGCAAGGGAAGCGTTTGTGAGGGGCTTTAAGGTGGTCTTTCCGATAGACGGGACGTTAACGCAGAATAGAGCCTTCCATGAGGGAACGATAAGGGCTTTAGCTCACGGTTTTGCCGCTACGCCGCTTTTGGAGGAGGTGAAGGAATGGCTCTCGTCGGAATAG
- a CDS encoding NAD(P)/FAD-dependent oxidoreductase: MALVGIVGAGIGGIATAVQLKRYGIESVIFERNKIGGLIRNAYSVENTMFFPNGIKGEKVVEILEEYVKKYDLKILREEVRDISKSGEEFKVTTDKGQYSFKYVVVASGTRPKRLSINASRLFYHVVDVPQGRFERVLIIGGGDVAFDYALTMSKRTREVIILMRSEPKALPLLQEYVKEKSNITLLRGQVWEVEEGEKLLAKTTAGDFEVDVILAAIGREPNLEFAKAVLNERNLFLVGDVKNGIYRQTALSIADGIKTAMIIWRRERYGDTE, encoded by the coding sequence ATGGCTCTCGTCGGAATAGTGGGTGCTGGAATTGGGGGGATAGCCACTGCAGTTCAATTAAAGCGTTATGGGATTGAGAGCGTCATCTTCGAACGCAATAAAATTGGAGGCTTAATAAGGAACGCTTACTCCGTTGAAAACACGATGTTCTTTCCCAATGGAATTAAGGGGGAGAAAGTCGTTGAAATTCTTGAGGAGTACGTTAAGAAATACGACTTAAAGATTCTGCGTGAAGAAGTTAGGGATATCTCAAAGAGTGGCGAGGAGTTTAAGGTGACCACGGATAAGGGACAGTACAGCTTTAAATACGTCGTTGTGGCGAGCGGCACTAGGCCTAAAAGATTGAGCATTAATGCTAGCAGGCTCTTCTACCATGTTGTTGATGTCCCACAAGGTCGCTTTGAGAGAGTCTTAATAATAGGCGGCGGCGATGTAGCCTTTGACTATGCCCTAACGATGAGCAAGCGCACGAGGGAAGTAATAATCCTAATGAGGAGCGAGCCAAAAGCCTTGCCCCTTCTCCAGGAGTACGTGAAAGAAAAATCAAATATCACGCTCCTAAGAGGACAGGTCTGGGAAGTTGAGGAAGGGGAAAAGCTTTTAGCTAAAACCACTGCTGGAGATTTTGAGGTAGATGTGATATTAGCCGCGATAGGAAGAGAGCCCAACTTGGAGTTTGCGAAAGCAGTTTTGAATGAGCGCAATCTCTTCCTTGTTGGCGATGTTAAGAACGGTATCTATAGACAGACTGCTTTGAGCATAGCGGATGGCATTAAAACGGCCATGATCATTTGGAGGAGGGAGAGATATGGAGATACTGAGTGA
- a CDS encoding radical SAM protein: MEILSEIGDERVAKVYIGKTSRGNIVEFVESIPTKDISEKWVLIISSLNGCPVGCKMCDAGFFYKGKLTLDELLEQVEYPIRKRFPDGKVKTKKFKIQFARMGEPAFNPAVIDALRVLGERYENFHPSLSTVAPIGTDKFFEELLELKKEMFKDNFQLQFSIHSTDEKQRDEIIPIKKWDFERIADYGARFYDEGGKKITLNFALAAENIADADVIEEHFPKEYFLIKITPLNPTVSVKKNKLTNDVDLETGMPIKHRQFVDALREKGYDVILSVGDTKENLIGSNCGQYILRFIKEREDLGEAYLYAKEIV, translated from the coding sequence ATGGAGATACTGAGTGAAATAGGCGATGAGCGCGTTGCAAAGGTCTACATTGGGAAGACCTCGAGGGGAAACATAGTTGAGTTCGTGGAGTCAATCCCAACGAAGGACATAAGCGAGAAATGGGTGCTCATCATCTCATCGCTCAACGGCTGCCCAGTTGGCTGTAAGATGTGCGATGCAGGCTTCTTCTACAAGGGCAAGCTGACATTGGATGAGCTCTTGGAACAGGTGGAGTACCCCATAAGAAAGCGCTTCCCCGATGGAAAGGTCAAGACAAAGAAGTTTAAAATCCAGTTCGCGAGGATGGGGGAGCCAGCATTTAACCCGGCCGTCATTGATGCCCTGCGTGTTCTAGGGGAGCGGTACGAGAACTTTCATCCATCCCTCTCAACCGTTGCCCCCATAGGTACGGACAAGTTCTTCGAGGAGCTCTTGGAGCTCAAGAAGGAGATGTTTAAGGACAACTTCCAGCTCCAGTTCTCAATACACTCAACCGATGAGAAGCAGAGGGACGAGATAATACCCATTAAGAAGTGGGACTTCGAAAGGATAGCCGACTATGGAGCTAGGTTTTACGATGAGGGAGGTAAGAAGATAACACTCAACTTCGCTTTAGCTGCTGAAAACATAGCTGATGCGGATGTAATAGAGGAACACTTCCCCAAAGAGTATTTCCTAATTAAGATTACGCCTCTCAACCCGACGGTCAGCGTGAAGAAGAACAAGCTCACCAACGACGTTGATTTAGAGACGGGCATGCCAATAAAGCACAGGCAGTTTGTCGATGCTCTTAGAGAGAAGGGCTATGATGTAATTCTCTCAGTCGGAGACACCAAAGAAAACCTCATAGGCTCCAACTGCGGCCAGTACATCTTGAGGTTCATAAAAGAAAGGGAAGACCTCGGAGAGGCTTATCTATACGCGAAAGAGATTGTTTAG